A genomic region of Litoribrevibacter albus contains the following coding sequences:
- a CDS encoding LIC_13387 family protein, with translation MEQALIIISTAIFGMLGVAHLILTFYSRKFEARDTEVTTAMKHTSPVITKETSVWDAWIGFNASHSLGALMIPLFYIPLALTHPNLLLPGSYYFVVLLVLAGSYLFLAKRYWFKVPFRGIALANLCLWGAFIMSFLN, from the coding sequence ATGGAACAAGCACTCATCATAATCAGCACAGCTATCTTTGGCATGTTAGGTGTAGCCCACCTGATTCTCACCTTTTATTCTCGGAAATTTGAAGCCAGAGATACCGAAGTAACAACAGCAATGAAACACACATCCCCGGTGATCACCAAAGAGACCAGCGTTTGGGATGCCTGGATTGGTTTCAATGCCAGCCACAGTCTGGGGGCACTCATGATCCCCCTATTCTATATTCCTTTAGCCCTGACTCATCCCAATCTACTCTTACCCGGCAGTTATTATTTTGTCGTGCTTCTTGTACTGGCAGGCAGTTATTTATTTCTGGCAAAACGCTACTGGTTTAAGGTCCCTTTCAGGGGGATTGCTCTGGCCAACCTATGTTTGTGGGGAGCCTTTATCATGAGTTTTCTCAACTAA
- a CDS encoding ribonuclease D: protein MESTKIANHQVNFVSDSDQLQGLVDHWMNLKWVALDTEFVRRDTYRAIPALIQVYDGQDVWLIDPESPVDLTIMADFIESDCIKVLHSAAEDLGVLYRATGAWLRNLCDSQLALALLNQGQTVGYQKMISSLLNIELSKDETKSDWLLRPLTDQQIQYAAEDVIYLAQAWEMLEAQLIDMNRLSWLKEDSQDLVDRSRALYEMDGDLAFQRVKGTGKLNSRSLAVVRALAIWRERLAAEKDIPKGRILADAQIVEIALRKATSRVVLDQLAVPKGIIRNYGVLIGELVRGAMALEESQLPERYQLLPKDAKSWLEAIYKPVKKVAAGLNLDAEVLCRKKQFQYLVNKAFRYQEVVDWPEDISGWRRELIEDDVMLVLKQLMSEGVTKE, encoded by the coding sequence ATGGAATCAACCAAGATAGCCAATCATCAAGTGAACTTTGTGTCTGACAGTGATCAGTTGCAAGGGCTGGTCGATCATTGGATGAATTTAAAGTGGGTCGCATTGGATACGGAGTTTGTCCGTCGGGATACCTATCGAGCGATACCAGCCTTAATTCAAGTGTATGATGGTCAGGACGTTTGGCTGATTGATCCCGAGTCGCCAGTTGACCTCACTATTATGGCGGATTTCATTGAATCCGATTGCATCAAAGTACTTCACAGTGCTGCAGAGGACTTGGGCGTGCTGTATCGGGCCACTGGTGCCTGGTTGCGGAATTTATGTGATAGCCAGTTGGCGCTAGCTTTGTTAAACCAAGGCCAAACGGTGGGTTATCAGAAAATGATTTCCAGTCTGTTGAATATCGAATTAAGCAAGGATGAGACGAAATCCGATTGGCTGCTTCGACCATTGACGGATCAACAGATACAATACGCGGCTGAAGATGTGATCTATCTGGCTCAAGCCTGGGAGATGCTTGAGGCTCAGCTAATAGATATGAACCGATTGTCCTGGTTGAAAGAGGACTCTCAGGATCTGGTGGATCGATCTCGTGCGCTGTACGAAATGGATGGCGATCTGGCTTTTCAGCGTGTAAAAGGAACGGGAAAGTTGAATAGCCGTTCGTTAGCGGTTGTTCGTGCGCTGGCTATTTGGCGAGAGCGTTTGGCGGCTGAAAAGGATATTCCGAAAGGACGTATTCTGGCGGATGCACAGATTGTTGAGATCGCGTTGAGAAAAGCGACCAGTCGTGTGGTTTTGGATCAGCTTGCTGTACCTAAAGGCATTATTCGGAATTATGGGGTACTGATTGGTGAGCTGGTTAGAGGCGCTATGGCTCTGGAAGAGTCACAGCTTCCGGAACGCTATCAGCTGCTGCCCAAGGATGCAAAAAGCTGGTTGGAAGCAATCTACAAACCGGTAAAGAAAGTGGCTGCGGGGTTAAATCTGGATGCAGAAGTTCTGTGTCGCAAGAAGCAGTTCCAATATCTGGTGAATAAAGCCTTTCGATATCAGGAAGTTGTCGATTGGCCGGAAGATATTAGTGGATGGCGTCGAGAGTTAATTGAAGACGACGTAATGTTGGTGTTAAAACAATTGATGTCTGAAGGCGTTACCAAAGAATAG
- the bufB gene encoding MNIO family bufferin maturase, which translates to MTQTSSQNPNFPDHPIQGAGLGLRSSHYQEIFETKPNVPWFELLSDNYMADGGLPILRAEQIRQDYPVTLHGVGMSLGSTDPLNLDYLARLKKLIERLEPSYVSDHIAWVSVDGKYTHDLLPLPYTNEALEVISNNINQAQEFLGRRLLVENPSSYLTFNNDEMPEWAFIQHVVNNTDCELLLDINNIYVSSQNHDFDPFHYLSQIPADKVKEIHLAGYEKKEHYLFDTHGYQVRPPVWDLYRAAIERFGSVPTLIEWDTDVPDFQTLRAEAAKAEALMEDVKKQSQHTMKEEVI; encoded by the coding sequence ATGACTCAGACTTCCTCTCAGAACCCTAACTTTCCTGATCACCCAATACAAGGCGCTGGTCTTGGTTTACGTTCCAGCCATTATCAGGAGATTTTTGAAACCAAACCGAACGTTCCCTGGTTTGAATTGCTGTCAGATAATTACATGGCAGATGGCGGTTTACCTATTCTGAGAGCAGAACAAATTCGACAGGATTATCCGGTCACACTGCATGGCGTCGGCATGTCCCTGGGTTCAACGGACCCATTGAACCTGGATTACTTAGCCCGACTAAAAAAGCTGATTGAACGGCTTGAACCCAGTTACGTCTCGGATCACATTGCCTGGGTTTCGGTTGACGGAAAATACACTCATGATCTGTTGCCATTGCCTTACACTAATGAAGCACTTGAAGTGATTTCCAACAACATCAATCAAGCTCAAGAATTCTTGGGCCGACGTTTATTGGTTGAGAATCCATCCTCGTATCTCACCTTTAACAACGATGAAATGCCGGAATGGGCGTTTATCCAACACGTCGTTAACAATACCGATTGTGAGCTGCTACTCGACATCAATAACATTTACGTCAGCTCACAAAATCACGACTTCGACCCATTCCATTATTTGTCTCAAATTCCCGCCGACAAAGTAAAAGAAATTCACTTAGCCGGATATGAGAAGAAAGAACATTACCTCTTTGATACCCACGGCTATCAGGTTCGTCCACCCGTTTGGGATTTATACCGTGCAGCGATAGAACGCTTTGGCTCAGTACCCACTTTGATTGAGTGGGATACCGATGTACCTGACTTCCAAACTCTCAGAGCGGAAGCGGCCAAGGCAGAAGCGTTAATGGAAGACGTTAAAAAACAGTCTCAACACACCATGAAAGAAGAGGTGATTTAA
- the dnaX gene encoding DNA polymerase III subunit gamma/tau, with translation MSYHVLARRWRPQTFTEMVGQEHVLKALTNALSHDRLHHAYLFTGTRGVGKTTVARIFAKSLNCEQGVGPNPCGVCSACTEITEGRFVDLIEVDAASRTKVEDTRELLENVQYSPSRGRFKVYIIDEVHMLSTSSFNALLKTLEEPPEHVKFLLATTDPQKLPVTVLSRCLQFNLKNMSPERIVSHLKYVLGQEQVPFEEPALWLLAKAADGSMRDALSLTDQSIAFGNESVMEADVRNMLGTVDRAYVLHILEALAKQDAAMVLDEVARASDHAPDFAGILDELIAVLHRVGVGQMVPAAIDNSQGDQEYILGMAQAIQPQDVHLFYQIALASRKDMAAAADQRAALEMTLLRMLAFQIKRPGQTLAVPQSPLPNSTPVSPSPSSQANPSPQVEPADANTQVSQSEPSASMPETVGEPTAQATQVASVEPSSVQSESVEPVNVEHTSVETEFAQPAPVNETAVAVENVTQLPPQTTQTAAPEYTESVPPMGLSPEELPPFDYDEQDYGQPQGNEPAQYNEPTQSLSAMGADEAKKPEPTPFAESQGSAETAFSASDSSDEPVVDSSAISNQLSAIQQTLASDAPMASPDSMQSGALASSSVLAETSREPEKSKVLEPDVTVDETSDWLLIESRLTLDNFSANLAANMVPVERGEDTWGFVLTQDMETFLNNERKETLAKALSEVLGKPLKITIEPGTLQSESPAEYRIRKKAERLQLAITTFHEDKHVVFWKTKFGGQVLEETVVPID, from the coding sequence ATGAGTTACCACGTTCTAGCACGACGCTGGCGTCCACAAACCTTTACAGAAATGGTTGGTCAAGAGCATGTGCTTAAAGCGCTTACGAATGCTTTGAGTCATGACCGATTGCACCATGCCTATCTATTTACTGGAACTCGTGGGGTTGGTAAAACCACGGTAGCTCGTATCTTCGCCAAAAGCTTGAACTGTGAGCAAGGTGTCGGGCCGAACCCTTGTGGTGTTTGTTCTGCCTGTACTGAGATTACCGAAGGTCGATTTGTTGACCTGATTGAAGTGGATGCGGCCTCCCGAACCAAAGTGGAAGACACCCGTGAACTTCTGGAAAACGTACAGTATTCACCGAGTCGTGGCCGTTTTAAGGTTTACATTATCGATGAGGTGCACATGCTCTCTACCAGCAGTTTTAACGCACTGCTGAAAACATTAGAAGAGCCGCCTGAGCATGTGAAGTTCCTGTTGGCGACGACAGATCCTCAAAAACTGCCAGTGACTGTTTTGTCTCGTTGCTTGCAGTTTAATCTTAAAAATATGTCGCCTGAGCGAATCGTAAGTCATTTGAAATACGTGCTCGGGCAAGAGCAGGTACCTTTTGAAGAGCCTGCATTGTGGCTATTGGCGAAGGCTGCCGATGGCAGTATGCGTGACGCACTCAGTTTGACGGATCAATCCATTGCTTTTGGTAATGAGTCCGTGATGGAAGCCGATGTGCGTAACATGCTGGGGACGGTAGATCGTGCCTATGTGTTACACATTCTTGAAGCCTTGGCGAAACAAGATGCAGCCATGGTCTTGGATGAAGTCGCTCGCGCCTCAGATCATGCGCCTGATTTCGCCGGGATTCTTGATGAATTGATTGCCGTCTTACATCGTGTAGGTGTTGGGCAGATGGTTCCGGCAGCTATTGATAATAGCCAGGGTGACCAGGAATATATTTTGGGAATGGCTCAAGCCATTCAGCCTCAAGACGTTCATTTGTTCTACCAGATTGCTCTAGCCTCTCGTAAAGACATGGCTGCCGCTGCAGATCAACGTGCGGCGTTGGAAATGACGCTGCTTCGGATGCTGGCGTTCCAGATTAAGCGGCCAGGTCAAACGTTAGCTGTTCCTCAGTCACCGTTACCTAATTCAACGCCGGTATCTCCATCTCCGTCATCTCAAGCGAATCCATCACCACAGGTTGAACCTGCGGACGCTAATACTCAGGTTTCGCAATCTGAGCCGTCGGCTTCAATGCCTGAAACGGTTGGGGAGCCCACGGCACAGGCTACACAAGTCGCTTCTGTTGAACCCTCATCTGTCCAATCCGAAAGCGTTGAACCTGTAAATGTTGAACATACAAGTGTTGAAACTGAATTTGCTCAACCTGCGCCGGTTAATGAAACTGCCGTTGCTGTTGAGAATGTAACTCAGTTACCCCCTCAGACAACTCAGACCGCTGCTCCGGAATATACAGAGTCTGTTCCTCCTATGGGCTTGTCGCCAGAGGAATTGCCTCCGTTCGATTATGATGAGCAGGATTATGGTCAACCTCAGGGGAATGAGCCGGCTCAATATAATGAACCCACGCAAAGTTTAAGCGCGATGGGGGCTGATGAGGCAAAAAAGCCTGAACCGACACCATTCGCTGAATCACAAGGTTCAGCAGAGACTGCATTTTCGGCTTCCGACTCGTCAGATGAACCTGTAGTAGACAGTTCAGCAATTTCCAATCAGCTGTCCGCAATACAGCAGACATTGGCGTCAGATGCACCAATGGCATCGCCAGATTCAATGCAGTCTGGTGCGCTTGCTTCTTCAAGTGTCTTGGCGGAGACGAGTCGCGAACCGGAAAAATCCAAAGTCCTGGAACCTGATGTGACTGTGGATGAAACCTCAGATTGGCTTTTGATTGAGTCGCGTCTGACGCTGGATAACTTCTCTGCCAATTTGGCTGCCAACATGGTTCCGGTGGAACGAGGCGAGGATACCTGGGGCTTTGTATTGACTCAGGATATGGAAACCTTCCTCAATAATGAACGTAAAGAGACGTTGGCAAAAGCGCTCTCAGAGGTGCTTGGGAAACCACTGAAAATCACCATTGAGCCGGGAACATTGCAGTCAGAATCTCCGGCGGAGTATCGGATTCGCAAAAAAGCAGAACGTTTGCAGTTAGCCATCACAACATTTCATGAAGACAAACATGTGGTGTTCTGGAAAACCAAGTTTGGTGGCCAGGTTCTGGAAGAGACGGTGGTTCCTATCGACTGA
- a CDS encoding DoxX family protein produces MAIQKLTELGSTLLKGIDALQSVFLLALRLWLAKIFFMSGLTKFKSWESTLQLFEYEYNVPVIPFDIAAYLATAAELVIPVCLVVGLLTRLNAVALFALNYVAMISYPDISIAGEKDHIMWGIAILAIFLFGPGKAALDHFIWKKLTAQVA; encoded by the coding sequence ATGGCCATTCAAAAGCTTACCGAACTGGGTTCTACATTACTCAAAGGCATAGACGCCCTTCAAAGTGTGTTTTTACTGGCTCTTCGATTGTGGCTCGCAAAAATATTCTTCATGTCTGGTCTTACAAAGTTCAAGAGCTGGGAATCAACCCTTCAACTCTTTGAATATGAATACAATGTGCCGGTCATTCCGTTTGATATTGCAGCCTATCTTGCCACAGCTGCGGAACTGGTGATCCCGGTATGTTTGGTCGTGGGTCTATTAACTCGTCTGAATGCCGTCGCGCTGTTTGCGCTGAACTACGTTGCCATGATCTCCTACCCGGATATCAGTATTGCCGGCGAAAAAGATCACATCATGTGGGGGATCGCTATTCTTGCTATCTTCCTGTTTGGGCCTGGTAAAGCCGCGTTAGACCATTTCATTTGGAAAAAGCTAACAGCCCAGGTGGCTTAA
- a CDS encoding YbaB/EbfC family nucleoid-associated protein, whose protein sequence is MMKGGMGNLMKQAQKMQEQLQKAQEEIANAEVTGEAGAGMVKLVMNGRHDVKSVTIDSSLIADEDDREMIEDLVAAAVNDAVRRIEQNSQEKMGGLTSGMGMPPGFKMPF, encoded by the coding sequence ATGATGAAAGGTGGTATGGGAAATCTCATGAAGCAAGCTCAAAAAATGCAAGAGCAGCTTCAAAAAGCCCAGGAAGAAATTGCCAACGCAGAAGTAACAGGTGAAGCTGGCGCTGGCATGGTGAAATTGGTCATGAATGGCCGCCACGATGTGAAATCAGTAACCATTGATTCAAGTTTGATTGCTGATGAAGATGATCGTGAAATGATCGAAGACCTTGTGGCAGCAGCTGTAAACGATGCGGTTCGCCGTATAGAGCAAAACAGCCAGGAAAAAATGGGTGGTCTGACCTCTGGTATGGGCATGCCTCCTGGCTTTAAAATGCCATTCTAA
- the recR gene encoding recombination mediator RecR, which produces MSSSLLNTLIDRLRVLPTVGPRSARRMALHLLQSDRAGGVKLSQALADAMTNINNCQQCQNFTEQTLCGVCSDQERDRSLLCVVENPADVDVIEMASDYQGYYFVLMGRLSPLDGIGPDDLGMEKLFELIRSVGVNEVILATSTSVEGDATAYYISDQLVNDDLKVTRLMTGMSAGSELEAISGSMLKQAFTLRQPFPASA; this is translated from the coding sequence ATGAGTAGTTCTCTTTTAAATACATTAATTGATCGTTTGCGTGTGCTTCCAACGGTAGGGCCTAGGTCTGCCCGTCGTATGGCGTTGCACTTACTTCAGTCGGATCGGGCAGGAGGCGTGAAACTGTCTCAGGCGCTGGCTGATGCGATGACAAACATTAATAACTGCCAACAATGCCAAAATTTCACTGAGCAAACCTTGTGTGGTGTGTGTTCTGATCAGGAGCGTGACCGCTCTTTACTGTGTGTGGTAGAAAATCCGGCCGATGTTGATGTGATTGAGATGGCATCGGACTATCAGGGGTATTACTTTGTGCTGATGGGGCGTTTATCTCCATTGGATGGTATTGGTCCTGATGATCTGGGAATGGAAAAACTCTTCGAATTGATTCGAAGTGTTGGTGTAAACGAAGTAATTCTGGCTACCAGTACTTCGGTTGAGGGTGACGCAACGGCGTATTACATTTCTGATCAGTTGGTGAATGACGATCTGAAAGTCACCCGTCTGATGACCGGAATGTCAGCGGGAAGTGAACTTGAGGCCATTTCAGGAAGCATGTTGAAGCAAGCGTTTACTCTTCGTCAGCCGTTTCCTGCCTCCGCCTGA
- a CDS encoding BufA1 family periplasmic bufferin-type metallophore — MKDTKTLMNTAIAGALAIGMAAASGSAVAGKPGFEKCQGIVKAGMNDCGTSGHSCAGQAKKDGDPQEWIYVPEGTCSKIVGGKVK; from the coding sequence ATGAAAGATACAAAAACGCTTATGAACACAGCAATCGCAGGTGCTTTGGCAATCGGTATGGCTGCTGCTTCAGGCAGTGCAGTTGCAGGTAAACCAGGTTTTGAAAAGTGCCAGGGTATCGTTAAAGCCGGTATGAACGATTGTGGTACCAGCGGCCATAGCTGTGCAGGTCAAGCTAAGAAAGACGGCGACCCACAAGAGTGGATCTACGTTCCTGAAGGTACTTGCTCAAAAATCGTTGGTGGTAAAGTTAAGTAA
- a CDS encoding YcgL domain-containing protein — translation MKICSVYKSPKRDEMYLYIEKMKGVASLPDALIEVFGKPIHVMDMPLKPDSKLSRVEAPKVLADIEEKGYFLQMPPPKEDYLLDLYDPNQAD, via the coding sequence ATGAAAATTTGTTCAGTTTATAAAAGCCCAAAGCGGGATGAAATGTATCTTTACATTGAAAAAATGAAAGGCGTTGCTTCATTGCCGGATGCCTTGATTGAAGTGTTTGGTAAGCCTATTCATGTAATGGATATGCCGCTTAAGCCTGACTCCAAGTTGTCTCGTGTAGAAGCTCCAAAAGTATTGGCGGATATCGAAGAAAAAGGCTACTTCCTGCAAATGCCTCCGCCGAAAGAAGATTACTTGTTGGATCTGTACGATCCTAATCAAGCGGATTAA
- a CDS encoding HvfC/BufC N-terminal domain-containing protein, with product MSVKNTSTMSLREMQKAFYEGIFNPNNTENLSELGHTVATTNAPLTAEDRIEIYRDSILGGITEALTSIYPVCVKLVGETYFTHMVAGYLTQYASGSPDLGDYGEHLAQYIADFTPAKELFYMPDVAQLEWHWHKAFNAEESGNAQAIQFTVAELANLSEEQQPFIQFCLSPSASLMSSAYPVHKIWQVNQDDYQGDQMVNLDDGGVRLVIWRSPDYGMRIDVLNDSEHEFLSALYHQQAFGDVAQLPCATDINELLPKFIQMGLIVGFNLADG from the coding sequence ATGTCGGTCAAAAACACCTCAACCATGAGCCTTAGAGAGATGCAAAAAGCCTTTTATGAAGGCATTTTCAACCCGAACAACACAGAAAACCTTTCCGAGCTGGGCCATACCGTCGCAACAACAAATGCGCCGCTGACTGCCGAAGACAGAATCGAAATTTATCGGGACAGCATTCTCGGAGGCATCACAGAAGCTTTAACGTCAATTTACCCAGTCTGTGTAAAGTTAGTCGGTGAAACCTACTTTACACACATGGTCGCAGGCTACCTGACCCAATACGCATCGGGATCACCAGACTTGGGGGATTATGGTGAACACTTAGCCCAGTACATTGCAGACTTCACTCCTGCCAAAGAGCTTTTTTATATGCCGGATGTCGCTCAACTTGAATGGCATTGGCACAAGGCATTTAACGCAGAAGAATCAGGTAACGCCCAAGCCATCCAATTCACCGTGGCCGAGTTAGCAAACCTCTCAGAAGAACAACAGCCCTTCATCCAGTTCTGTCTATCGCCGTCGGCCTCATTGATGAGTTCGGCTTATCCAGTACACAAAATCTGGCAAGTGAATCAGGACGATTATCAAGGTGATCAAATGGTAAACCTGGACGATGGTGGTGTGCGTCTGGTGATTTGGCGCAGCCCTGACTACGGTATGCGAATCGATGTACTTAACGACAGTGAACATGAGTTCCTATCGGCTCTTTACCACCAACAAGCCTTTGGTGACGTTGCTCAACTGCCCTGTGCAACAGACATTAATGAACTCTTACCTAAGTTCATACAAATGGGGTTAATCGTTGGGTTCAATCTGGCTGACGGATAA
- a CDS encoding S1 family peptidase: MRYALDTVLAVVLFGMVTTCHAIRGGQSVTELGLQSAQTSLGHLSQRQLHQIEQLSNLIVSIQKPEKVTSNTPQETLYAQTSYAQTSYAHTSYTHKCSGVLIENRLIITAAHCFDDQNTDIQIQSTQGTLKVRSIGIHKHYRREDLIDEYWQYIYDIKLENDHALIEVEENHDLTVLLHQLQLSTNLQHPPSSFTESVYVMGYGQTANIFGMGEGEGELRISGPLSASTQNHHRYEIKNNAKGACQGDSGGPMFKVFIDRVLLLATVSQGDCNTFSRYQAITPETLKPLNYQWLSRTTKTTEEIPSSPISPVALPLISK, encoded by the coding sequence ATGAGGTATGCACTAGACACTGTTCTGGCGGTAGTTTTATTCGGCATGGTTACCACCTGTCACGCCATACGTGGCGGACAGTCGGTAACTGAACTTGGTCTGCAATCAGCGCAGACTTCCTTAGGTCACCTTAGCCAACGGCAACTTCATCAAATAGAGCAGCTATCTAACCTCATCGTGTCCATTCAGAAACCTGAAAAGGTAACCAGCAACACCCCTCAGGAAACGCTCTATGCCCAAACGTCCTATGCCCAAACGTCCTATGCCCATACGTCCTATACCCATAAATGTAGTGGTGTACTTATTGAAAATCGCCTGATCATAACTGCCGCTCACTGTTTTGATGACCAGAATACAGACATTCAAATCCAAAGCACCCAAGGCACTCTAAAAGTACGTTCTATAGGCATTCACAAACACTATCGAAGAGAAGACCTGATTGATGAGTACTGGCAGTACATCTACGACATCAAACTGGAAAATGACCATGCACTGATAGAAGTAGAGGAAAATCACGATCTAACAGTTTTACTACACCAACTTCAACTGAGCACAAACCTTCAGCATCCTCCGTCTTCATTTACCGAATCTGTTTATGTTATGGGCTACGGTCAGACTGCAAATATTTTTGGTATGGGAGAAGGCGAAGGAGAACTGAGGATATCCGGCCCTCTAAGTGCATCAACACAAAATCACCACCGTTATGAAATTAAGAATAATGCCAAAGGCGCCTGTCAGGGTGATTCTGGCGGGCCAATGTTCAAAGTATTTATAGATAGAGTTCTGCTTTTAGCAACAGTCAGTCAGGGAGATTGCAACACTTTCTCACGCTATCAAGCCATCACCCCAGAAACTCTAAAACCGCTCAACTATCAGTGGCTTAGCAGAACAACAAAAACAACAGAAGAAATACCGAGTTCCCCGATATCGCCTGTAGCTCTTCCGCTAATCAGCAAATAG
- a CDS encoding YcgN family cysteine cluster protein, whose product MSDQSTSDQPFWKTTPLKEMSSEQWESLCDNCGRCCLNKLEDEDTGELVYTNVVCRMYDMKACQCSDYVNRQKNVDGCLRLSPDFIPVDWLPSTCAYRLLEEGKDLPDWHPLVSGKKATLAAAGMSLKGKILPEDWVDEDELEDHIIAWVK is encoded by the coding sequence ATGTCAGATCAGTCCACCTCAGATCAGCCGTTTTGGAAAACAACTCCGCTCAAGGAAATGTCATCTGAGCAATGGGAAAGCTTGTGCGATAACTGTGGCCGTTGTTGTCTTAATAAGCTGGAAGATGAAGATACTGGTGAGTTGGTGTACACCAACGTAGTGTGCCGCATGTATGACATGAAAGCTTGTCAGTGTAGCGATTATGTCAATCGGCAGAAAAACGTGGATGGTTGTTTAAGACTCTCTCCGGATTTCATTCCGGTCGATTGGTTGCCATCTACTTGCGCTTACCGTTTGTTGGAGGAAGGAAAAGACCTTCCTGACTGGCATCCTTTAGTAAGTGGCAAAAAGGCAACGCTTGCCGCTGCCGGAATGTCTTTAAAAGGCAAAATCCTTCCTGAAGACTGGGTGGATGAAGACGAACTGGAAGACCATATCATCGCTTGGGTGAAATAA
- a CDS encoding S8 family serine peptidase, with translation MTTQPQPNRLALIRRTIAVSLLSASAISWAGPPEFRLGEILVNGSPDQHPSLNTVRYYPLSDVSLVSVEPGQEHATITKLQAKGKKASVNLAATKFMPTNDPYRSYQWHFNSINLSAAHDTTTGTGAVVAVLDTGFNSGGADSVSCLTAGTDIVNNDNDPTDGDGHGTHVSGTIAQASDNGVGVAGIAYNSCLMAVKVLSDSGSGSFVDIAEGIRWATDHGANVINMSLGISAQYQITNDPVTDAALDYAYINGVTVVAAAGNDGFRKMVSYPAVYPTVIAVGATDYRDQKVRYSNFGTGLDVMAPGGDTSADRNRDGYVDGVLQETFDSNGVFGYWFYQGTSMASPHVAGVAALLVASGVATTPDDVRAALTSTAKDLGEAGYDDQYGHGLIQADAALTWVPGEPPVEEPPVDPPLACTDADGDGYCEEIDDCDDTDPKVNPGMNEKGPRRNDGIDNDCDGVIDPQSR, from the coding sequence ATGACTACTCAGCCACAACCAAACCGCCTTGCATTGATACGAAGGACAATTGCCGTATCCTTACTCAGTGCATCTGCCATTTCCTGGGCAGGCCCACCAGAGTTTCGATTAGGTGAAATACTTGTGAATGGTTCACCAGACCAACACCCTTCGCTTAACACCGTCCGTTATTATCCGCTCAGTGATGTATCGCTGGTGAGCGTTGAGCCTGGTCAAGAACACGCAACCATTACCAAATTGCAGGCCAAAGGTAAAAAAGCGTCGGTCAACCTCGCAGCCACCAAATTCATGCCAACCAATGACCCGTACCGTAGCTATCAATGGCACTTCAATTCCATCAATCTAAGTGCAGCACACGATACGACTACCGGGACCGGCGCTGTAGTAGCTGTCCTCGATACCGGCTTTAACTCCGGCGGTGCTGACAGTGTTTCTTGCTTAACCGCAGGAACAGACATTGTTAATAACGACAATGATCCAACAGATGGAGATGGTCACGGCACCCACGTATCAGGCACCATTGCCCAAGCTTCCGATAATGGGGTTGGGGTCGCAGGTATCGCTTATAACAGCTGTTTGATGGCGGTGAAAGTATTGAGTGATTCCGGCAGTGGTAGCTTTGTCGATATTGCCGAAGGTATTCGCTGGGCAACAGATCACGGAGCTAACGTGATCAATATGAGTTTGGGTATTTCAGCTCAATATCAAATTACCAATGACCCAGTGACAGATGCCGCACTGGATTACGCCTATATAAACGGAGTAACGGTAGTAGCAGCCGCTGGTAATGACGGCTTCCGTAAAATGGTAAGTTACCCTGCCGTTTATCCAACGGTAATCGCAGTGGGTGCTACAGATTATCGGGATCAGAAAGTGCGTTATTCCAACTTTGGCACAGGTCTGGATGTGATGGCACCAGGGGGTGACACATCAGCTGACAGAAACCGGGACGGATATGTAGACGGCGTACTTCAGGAAACCTTTGATAGCAATGGCGTCTTTGGTTACTGGTTCTATCAAGGTACCTCTATGGCCTCCCCTCACGTAGCCGGAGTTGCCGCATTACTTGTCGCCTCGGGCGTTGCTACCACACCGGATGATGTCCGTGCGGCACTTACCAGCACTGCAAAAGATCTCGGTGAAGCGGGCTATGACGATCAGTACGGTCATGGACTGATTCAAGCCGATGCGGCCTTAACCTGGGTTCCAGGCGAACCTCCTGTTGAAGAACCACCTGTTGATCCACCATTAGCCTGTACCGATGCGGACGGAGATGGCTATTGTGAAGAAATTGACGATTGCGATGATACCGATCCGAAAGTGAATCCAGGTATGAATGAAAAAGGACCACGCAGAAACGATGGCATCGATAATGACTGTGATGGAGTGATTGACCCTCAATCACGTTAA